A genomic region of Sander vitreus isolate 19-12246 chromosome 11, sanVit1, whole genome shotgun sequence contains the following coding sequences:
- the phgdh gene encoding D-3-phosphoglycerate dehydrogenase — translation MAPIFIKTVLISESVDPRCKTILEENGIRVTEKQNMKKDELMAEIKDYDGLVVRSATKVTSDIINAANLKIIGRAGTGVDNVDVDAATKKGIIVMNTPSGNTISAAELTCALLMSLSRNVPQAAMSMKQGNWDRKKFMGTELYGKVLGIVGLGRIGKEVASRMQSFGMRTIGYDPITPPEVTASWGVEQMSLEQLWPQCDYITVHTPLMPSTVGLLNDETFAKCKKGVKVVNCARGGIIDEAALLRALESGQCGGAGLDVFVEEPPKNRSLVDHPNVISCPHLGASTKEAQARCGEDIALQIVDMVKGKKLVGAVNAQVLASTFSQESHQLIKLGEAVGAVLQSCATSSKKMYKHIQITTQGDCMKFATGYMTSSVLVGLLNHESGCCPNLINVLSLAKESGITVNQNHCASDGAASGVCKVEIVANSSSYKASGSVQGGVPVLLELSDSVFKQPVSLTGNLLFFKASASPQLLSSVAGLLATEGVEIESYSAPADRTGDLWYCVGVSSLLRDLSALKPLVKEAAQLTI, via the exons ATGGCACCTATCTTCATCAAGACTGTTTTAATCAGTGAAAGTGTTGACCCTCGCTGCAAGACTATTCTGGAGGAAAATGGCATCCGAGTTACGGAAAAACAGAATATGAAAAAGGATGAATTGATGGCGGAGATTAAG GACTACGATGGCCTTGTGGTTAGATCTGCAACGAAGGTAACATCTGATATCATCAATGCTGCTAATCTCAAAATCATTGGGAGAGCTGGAACTGGTGTGGACAATGTGGATGTTGATGCTGCCACCAAAAAGGGTATTATTGTAATGAA CACACCAAGCGGTAACACGATCAGTGCTGCCGAGCTGACATGTGCCCTGCTGATGAGCCTCTCAAG AAATGTGCCTCAAGCTGCGATGTCGATGAAACAAGGGAACTGGGATCGCAAAAAG TTCATGGGTACAGAGCTGTATGGCAAGGTACTTGGAATAGTTGGACTTGGAAGAATTGGAAAGGAAGTCGCCTCAAGAATGCAATCATTTGGCATGAGG acAATTGGCTATGATCCAATCACTCCTCCTGAGGTGACTGCCAGCTGGGGGGTGGAGCAGATGTCTCTGGAGCAGCTGTGGCCCCAGTGTGACTATATTACTGTCCATACTCCCCTAATGCCCTCTACTGTTG GTCTGCTTAATGATGAAACGTTTGCTAAATGCAAGAAAGGAGTAAAGGTTGTGAACTGCGCACGAGGGGGCATCATCGATGAAGCTGCTCTCCTCAGAGCTCTGGAGTCCGGACAGTGCGGAGGAGCAGGACTTGATGTCTTTGTTGAG GAGCCTCCTAAGAACCGCTCATTGGTCGACCATCCTAATGTCATCAGCTGTCCTCACCTGGGAGCCAGTACGAAGGAGGCTCAGGCCCGCTGTGGGGAGGACATCGCTCTGCAGATTGTGGACATGGTGAAGGGCAAGAAGCTGGTTGGAGCA GTAAATGCACAGGTTCTGGCCAGCACGTTCTCCCAGGAATCTCACCAGTTGATCAAACTGGGAGAAGCTGTCGGAGCTGTTCTGCAATCATGTGCTACGTCTTCTaagaaaatgtataaacatATCCAAATCACTACTCAAG GGGATTGCATGAAGTTCGCCACTGGTTACATGACTTCATCAGTACTGGTTGGACTGCTGAACCATGAATCTGGCTGCTGCCCGAACCTCATCAACGTACTCAGCCTAGCCAAGGAGTCTGGAATCACG GTGAACCAGAACCACTGTGCATCTGATGGGGCTGCCAGTGGCGTGTGTAAGGTGGAGATTGTGgccaacagcagcagctacaAAGCCAGTGGCTCAGTTCAAGGTGGTGTGCCAGTCCTGTTGGAGCTGAGCGACAGTGTGTTCAAACAGCCGGTCTCTCTCACTGGGAACCTGCTGTTCTTCAAGGCCTCTGCAAGTCCTCAGCTCCTATCTTCAGTGGCTg ggCTTTTGGCCACAGAGGGAGTGGAGATTGAGTCCTACAGTGCTCCCGCAGACCGCACCGGGGATCTGTGGTATTGTGTGGGGGTGTCCTCTCTCCTGCGAGACCTCAGTGCCTTGAAGCCTTTGGTAAAGGAGGCTGCACAGCTCACTATTTAA
- the klhl23 gene encoding kelch-like protein 23 yields the protein MRDTMSHKPAEIYTYDFCDSDHPTELLDALRHFYISGLFTDVALQCGESGQVFHCHKALLSARSSYFRVMFTADMRERSNSVIKLTGVDCGVLGVLVNYVYTAQVCITASNVQSLLEAADLLQFLSVKQACEEFLIRLLDVDNCLGMHAFAELHLCPSLEREARRVMLSSFTELIQQEEFLELDHRKMTSLLAAQNLTMQRDDLLIDAVAKWVTHDLDNRVHCAAELLHSIHLDLDEIDFKATLDVHKQCLLNSEGKLKSMIVQALRSNDKEMSASRKMSSSMYIIGGYYWHPLCEVHIWDPISNTWVQGKDMPDHARESYCVSLLGANIYVTGGYRTNTVEALDTVSVYNCDYDEWTEGCSMITARYYHCSVALHGCIYAIGGYRGGAPEQETEYYDPLKKKWFPLAKMIQGVGNATACVMGDKIYVTGGHYGYRGNCTYERIQVYKPDVNEWSIITISPHPEYGLCSVSLDNKLYLVGGQTTIADCYDIERDKWRPISVMKERRMECGAVVINGCIYVTGGYSYSKGTYLQSIEKYDPELDSWEIVGTLPSPARSHGSVCVYSV from the exons ATGAGAG ATACCATGTCACATAAGCCAGCTGAAATCTACACGTACGACTTCTGTGATAGTGACCATCCAACAGAGCTCCTTGATGCACTCAGGCATTTCTACATTAGTGGCCTGTTTACCGACGTTGCTCTACAATGTGGCGAGTCCGGACAGGTGTTTCACTGCCACAAGGCGCTGCTATCAGCCCGCAGCTCATATTTCAGAGTCATGTTCACAGCTGACATGAGGGAGAGGTCAAACAGCGTCATCAAACTCACCGGGGTAGACTGCGGGGTACTAGGTGTTCTGGTGAACTATGTGTACACAGCTCAGGTGTGTATCACTGCGAGCAACGTGCAGAGCCTGCTAGAGGCTGCAGATCTCCTGCAGTTCCTTTCTGTGAAACAAGCATGCGAGGAGTTTCTCATTCGCCTCCTGGATGTGGACAACTGCCTGGGGATGCATGCTTTTGCTGAGCTGCACCTGTGTCCCAGCCTGGAGAGGGAGGCCCGCAGAGTGATGCTGAGCAGTTTCACGGAGCTCATTCAGCAGGAGGAGTTCCTAGAACTGGATCATAGAAAGATGACATCACTTTTGGCTGCTCAGAACCTCACCATGCAGAGGGACGATCTGTTGATAGATGCTGTGGCTAAGTGGGTGACCCATGACTTGGATAATCGTGTTCACTGTGCTGCAGAGTTGCTGCACTCCATCCATCTGGATCTGGATGAGATTGACTTTAAAGCTACTTTAGATGTGCACAAACAATGCTTGCTGAACAGTGAAGGGAAGCTTAAATCTATGATCGTTCAGGCTTTAAGGTCCAATGACAAGGAGATGTCTGCGAGCAGAAAAATGTCTTCCAGCATGTATATCATCGGTGGATACTACTGGCATCCTCTTTGTGAGGTTCACATATGGGATCCTATCAGCAACACCTGGGTGCAAGGAAAAGACATGCCTGACCACGCAAGGGAGAGCTACTGCGTCAGTTTACTTGGAGCAAATATCTATGTGACTGGTGGTTACAGGACAAACACTGTTGAGGCTCTGGACACAGTTTCAGTTTATAACTGTGACTATGATGAATGGACCGAGGGTTGCTCCATGATCACAGCAAGATACTACCACTGCTCTGTGGCTTTGCATGGCTGTATTTATGCCATCGGAGGCTACAGAGGAGGAGCTCCAGAGCAAGAGACAGAATATTATGATcctttgaaaaagaaatggtTCCCTTTGGCCAAAATGATCCAAG GTGTAGGAAATGCCACTGCCTGTGTAATGGGAGATAAAATCTATGTGACCGGAGGTCACTATGGGTACAGAGGAAACTGCACCTATGAAAGAATCCAAGTCTACAAGCCAGATGTCAATGAGTGGAGTATCATTACAATAAGTCCGCATCCAG AGTACGGGCTGTGCTCTGTGTCTCTCGACAACAAACTGTATTTGGTGGGTGGACAGACGACTATCGCAGACTGCTACgacatagagagagacaaaTGGAGACCAATATCAGTGatgaaggagaggaggatggaGTGTGGGGCGGTGGTAATAAATGGATGTATTTATGTAACAGGGGGATACTCCTACTCAAAAGGGACTTATCTGCAGAGCATTGAGAAATATGACCCTGAGCTGGACTCTTGGGAGATTGTGGGGACTCTTCCAAGCCCAGCCAGATCACATGgaagtgtttgtgtttacagtgtttag